TCCAGATGGTCAAGGGTTCTCCTAGGTGCTGGTGTGTAGGGCGGATCAGGCGGGTTCGACGACGGCCACACCCATGCCGGTGAGCCACTCGTCGACGGCGGAGTAGGCGAGAGTGCGGCCGCGGCCGCCGACAGCGGCTGCCATGGCGATCCAGGATCGGATCTCCTGAGCGCCGTTGCCTGCGACGTCCTCCACCTCGGCGTTGGTGAGCTCGAGCGTGCGGGAGAGATCGCCGGCTTCGAGCTGGGCCAGGAAGTCCTGGTCGAACGCCGGGTTGATGTCGGCCTTCGCCGCGCGAATGATCTGCCGGCGCCGTACCTCGAACTCCTTCCACTGCTCGCGGCCGTTGAGCCAGGCCTCGACCAGGAACTGGTCGTCCTCCGAGAGCGCGTCCGCCCAGTCGGGCCACGGCAGGCGATGGGACAACCCGCCGGACGCGATGACGGCGACCCGCTTGTCCGCACCGTCGGCCTCGATCACCCTGCGCAGTGACTTCCCGATCGCCTGCGCCCGCGGGAGCGGGATCAGCGGGGGAGCGAACATGTTGAGGACGACCGGGACGATCGGCACGTCCAGCTCGGGCACCAGGTGCTGGAGACTGTGGGTGATCCCGTGGTCCACAGTGAGGCGCAGCGAGAACGCCGGGTCGAAACCGTCGTCGACCAGTCCGTCCACCAGGCTCTTGGCGAGCTGGGTGTCGACGGGCAGCGGCCCTGCCGGCGTACCGGCCTCGCCCGCGCCGTTGACCTCCGCGACGCCCACCGTGATCGAGGGCATCAGGTCCAGGAAGAGACCCCGGAAGTGGTTGGAGCCGATCACGACGATGGTGTCGGGTCGGCGCTCTGCCAGGAAGTCGCGTGCCGCGTGCAGACCATCGCGGAAGCGGTGCGCCTCCGGCAGGTGGTCGACTTCCTCCCAATGGGTGTTCATCAGGGTGCTGTGGGATGCGGCGACGCCGCCAACCACCGTGCTCATGTGCTCAACTCCTGATCGGATTGCCTGATCGTTCGTGACGTTGTGGGGGATGCGGATCGTGGCCCGTCGGCGCGCATCCTCGTGGCTCAGGTCATACGCATGGTGACGACCCGTTCACCCCTGGGGGAGTCCGCTTCCCGTGAGACGGAACGAGTCCCGTTCTCCAACACCTCCTGGGCATTGCGCAGGTAGCGCGACAGGCCGAGCGCGGATGTCTTCACCGCCGCCGCGAGGTGCGGCATGCGGTAGGCCGAGACCGGGACGGAGATCGACATCGCCGCAACCACCTCGCCCTGCACGAGGACGGGGGCGGCGACGCACTCGCGTCCGATCGTCGCCTCCTCGCGTTCGAAGGCGAGGCCCGTCGCGCGCACCTCCGACAGCTCACGACTGAGCCGGGCCGGGTCGGTGACGGACTTGTCGGTGATGCGGCGCAATGGTCGTGCCAGGTAGTCCGCCCGCACCTCGTCGCTGCTGAAGGCGAGCAGTGCCTTGCCGATGCCGGTGCAGTTGAGCGGAAGGCGTCCGCCGACCCGGGAGGGCAGACCGAGGTCGGAGTGCCCGTGGATCTTCTCGACGTAGACCACGTCGACTCCCTCGCGCACACCGAGGTGGACCGTTTCGTGCGTGGCCATGAACAGGTCCTGAAGGAACGGCAGTGCCGCCAACCGGAGCTGTTGCTCGACCGGGACGAGGCTGCTCAGCTCGAACAGCGCGATCCCCAGCTGGTAGCCCTGCTCGTCGTGGGAGAGCAGCCGGTGCTCGATCAGCACGTGGGCCAGGCGGTGCACCGTCGACTTCGGCATCCCCGTCCGCTGGGCGAGGTCGGCCAGCCTCAAGTGCATGTCCCCACTCCGATAGGCCTGGAGGATGCGGAGGCACTTCTCGAGCATGTTCGCCTGGTCGCGCGAGGGTGTGTTCCGCGTCACGGGACGACCTCCTTCGCTGCGAATGAGCGCCCTTAGCCTGCGAACGCCGGGCCCGGAGCACTGCGATGCCGGGCGATTCGAAGAACATCCCGGCGGAACGTCGCCGTAACAACCGCGAAACCCGTAGAGGGAATGCTGTGCGCTCGACCAACAACGTACCGTACATAGTACGGGACGATGTGCTTCGCGGGAAAGGGAGAGGGTCCGATGAACACCTGCGCCACGCGGATCGGCCGTGATGAAGCCCGGCGATCTCGCGGCACCGGGCTGCCCCTAGCGCCGTCACGTGCTCGCGGTGCGCAGTTCCGTCGCACGGGACGCCTGGCTGCGCGGCGTCGGGGCGGACTTAGCCTGATCCGACGTTCGGATACCGGCAGCCCGCTCGCGGGCCCTGGCGATCCGGTGAGCTGCACCCGGCGGGAAGGCCCCGAAAACCACATGAAAACCTTCGAGAAAAGACTTCCAATCTCGGCCCAGCGATGTACCGTACATTGTACGACGGGCCCGCTGGATGGGTTCGGACCGCGGAATCAGCCCGCCGCCGGCAGCGCATGCGGCCGCCTGGTGCGTCCTGCGTCGTGGGACCGGTCTCGTCGTTTCAATCAGCGCCACGGCGATGGCGCCAGGGAGGGAGCAGCCCGATGAGTGCACCAACCATTACTCCGCCGACCGGGGGCAACCATGTCGCCTCGGCTCGTCGCATCCTCGAGGTGGAGGACCTGCGCAAGCGGTACACCGAGTCGGGCCCCCTCGTCTGTGACGGCTTGACCTTCAACGTCGAGGAGGGGGAGTTCGTCGCGATCATCGGCCCCTCCGGCTGCGGCAAGTCCACCCTGCTCCGGATGATGGCGGGGCTGTTGCCGCCGACCTCGGGGACGGTCCAGCTGAACGGGCGCAAGATCTCGGGGCCGCCGCCGGAGATGGCCCTGGTCTTCCAGGACTACACGCGCTCGCTCTACCCCTGGCTCACGGTTGAGAAGAACGTTCGCTTCCCGTTGGCCGGCAACAAGAAGATGGACAAGCAGGAGAAGGCGAACCGGGTCCGCGACGCGCTCTCGAGTGTCGGCCTCAGCGGCTTCGAGAGCTACCACCCCGGGCAGCTCTCCGGAGGGATGCAGCAGCGCGTGGCGATCGCTCGCGCGCTGGCGTTCCAGCCCCAGATCCTCCTGCTCGACGAGCCCTTCGCCTCCGTCGACGCCCTCACCAAGGAGGGGCTCGAGGACACCCTGCTCGACGTGCGCGACCGCCTGCGGGAGTCCGGCAACACGATGCTGATGGTGACCCACGACATCGACGAGGCGATCTACCTCGCCGACCGGATCGTGATCCTCAGCAAGCCGCCGTGTCTCGTCGCCGAGGAGCTGCGCGTCGAGCTGCCGCAACCGCGCAGCCAGGTGGCCACGCGCAGTCACCCCGAGTTCCTGCGCATCCGCGCCTACATCCACGACGTCATGGGCCTCACGCAGCAGCGCCAGGCCGTTCCCGGGCACTGACGGACCACAACCCGCCCACTCCCACCAGAAGTAAGGAACGCCATGCGCAGAAACCTCAAGCGATCAGCGCCGTTGGTCGCCGCTTTCGCAGCACTCGCCCTCCTGTCGGCCTGCGGTAGCGACGACGGCGGCTCGGGTGTGTCCGCCAACGAGGACGGCTCGACCAGCATCACCATCGCCACGGTCGGCTCGGACTCCGGGTCCCAAGCCTTCTACGCAGAGAAGCAGGGCTTCTTCGAGGACAACGGCCTGGACGTCACGGTCAAGATCGTCGCGAACGTGCCCGAGCTCGCTGCAGCGGTGGAGTCGGGTGACGCTCAGTTCGCGCTCACCTCGCCGACGTCGGTGGCCTCCGCGAATGCGGCCGGCATCGGGTTCCAGATCGTCGCCGGCGGCGCCGTCTACAAGGAGGACAACCCCGGCGTGTGGGTCATGGTGCCCAAGGGCAGTGACATCACCGACGTCAAGGGTCTTGCCGGCAAGTCGATCGCGGTCAACGCCCTCAACACGATGCCGCACCTCTCGACGCTGGCGACCCTCGACGATGCCGGTGTCGACATCGACAAGATCAACTTCGTCACGCTCGACTTCACGCAGGTCGGTCAGGCCTTCGAGAGCGGACAGGTGGACGCGGCGACCGTGACCGCGCCCTTCAACGCACAGATCGAGGCCGACGGTCTCGGATCGGTGCTGACGGTCCCCTACGACGCTGTCAACGATCGCCAGGACTTCTACAACACCATCTGGTTCGGACAGCGCAGCCTCGTGGAGGAGAACCCGGAGCTGATCGAGAAGTTCCAGGCGGCGATCGCCGACACCAACGCCTGGGCCAACGACGAGGCGAACGAGGACGAGCGCAAGCAGATCCTCCAGGAGTACACCAACCTCACGGACGAGAGCGTCGCGACCCTGCAGCTGCTCCAGTTCGGTGACGAGGCGACCGAGGAGATGCTCCAGCCGGTCATCGACGTCATGAGCCGCTTCAACGTGCTCCCCAAGCCGGTCGAGGCCACCGACATCATCGCCCAGATCGACTGACGCGCCGTCGGCGCGGACGACCACGAGTCGTCCGCGCCGGCTCCGCCTCTCGACATCTGCCCGGAAGGATCCCCATGAGTACGACGAGTACGGTGCTCGACGAAAAGGTCGGGTCTGCTGCTCCCGACCCGTCGGCGCCGCGCCCGGCACGGCCGCGCCGACGGAGGGGCCGCCCCAACTTCCGGGGTGCGGTCTTCGCGGTCGGTCTGGTGCTGTTCCTCGAGGTGCTGACGGCGACCGTCATCACGTCGCTCTACGTCCCTCGCCCCAGTGAGGTCGCAGTCGCCCTCTGGTCCGAGATCCAGCGCGGCGACATCCTGTCCGGTGTCGGTGCGACGATGGGCGCGTATGCGCGCGGGCTCGGGATCGCGATCGTGGCCGGTGTCCTGCTGGGAGCGGCGCTCGGCGCTTCACGCACCGCATGGGAGTTCTTCCGTGTCGTCATCGAGTTCCTGCGGCCCCTGCCGTCGGTGGCGCTCATCCCGTTCTCGATCCTGCTGCTCGGCGTCGGGACGACCACCACGGTGGCGATGGTCGTCTACGCGTCTCTGTGGCCGATCCTCTTCAACACCTATTACGGCGTGAAGGGGGTCAACCAGGTCTCGATCGACGCGGCGCGGACCTTCGGCCTCAACCGTTGGCAGATCTTCCGCCGCGTTCAGATCCCCTCGGCGGCGACAAGCATCGTCACGGGGATCCGGATCAGCTCGGCGATCGCC
The nucleotide sequence above comes from Nocardioides massiliensis. Encoded proteins:
- a CDS encoding IclR family transcriptional regulator, encoding MTRNTPSRDQANMLEKCLRILQAYRSGDMHLRLADLAQRTGMPKSTVHRLAHVLIEHRLLSHDEQGYQLGIALFELSSLVPVEQQLRLAALPFLQDLFMATHETVHLGVREGVDVVYVEKIHGHSDLGLPSRVGGRLPLNCTGIGKALLAFSSDEVRADYLARPLRRITDKSVTDPARLSRELSEVRATGLAFEREEATIGRECVAAPVLVQGEVVAAMSISVPVSAYRMPHLAAAVKTSALGLSRYLRNAQEVLENGTRSVSREADSPRGERVVTMRMT
- a CDS encoding ABC transporter permease, with product MSTTSTVLDEKVGSAAPDPSAPRPARPRRRRGRPNFRGAVFAVGLVLFLEVLTATVITSLYVPRPSEVAVALWSEIQRGDILSGVGATMGAYARGLGIAIVAGVLLGAALGASRTAWEFFRVVIEFLRPLPSVALIPFSILLLGVGTTTTVAMVVYASLWPILFNTYYGVKGVNQVSIDAARTFGLNRWQIFRRVQIPSAATSIVTGIRISSAIALILVITVEILTRNGGLGYYIVRMQVAIRTEDMYAGILVVGVLGYTIALIVAALERRMVFWSAARTEGN
- a CDS encoding MEMO1 family protein, encoding MSTVVGGVAASHSTLMNTHWEEVDHLPEAHRFRDGLHAARDFLAERRPDTIVVIGSNHFRGLFLDLMPSITVGVAEVNGAGEAGTPAGPLPVDTQLAKSLVDGLVDDGFDPAFSLRLTVDHGITHSLQHLVPELDVPIVPVVLNMFAPPLIPLPRAQAIGKSLRRVIEADGADKRVAVIASGGLSHRLPWPDWADALSEDDQFLVEAWLNGREQWKEFEVRRRQIIRAAKADINPAFDQDFLAQLEAGDLSRTLELTNAEVEDVAGNGAQEIRSWIAMAAAVGGRGRTLAYSAVDEWLTGMGVAVVEPA
- a CDS encoding ABC transporter ATP-binding protein; this encodes MSAPTITPPTGGNHVASARRILEVEDLRKRYTESGPLVCDGLTFNVEEGEFVAIIGPSGCGKSTLLRMMAGLLPPTSGTVQLNGRKISGPPPEMALVFQDYTRSLYPWLTVEKNVRFPLAGNKKMDKQEKANRVRDALSSVGLSGFESYHPGQLSGGMQQRVAIARALAFQPQILLLDEPFASVDALTKEGLEDTLLDVRDRLRESGNTMLMVTHDIDEAIYLADRIVILSKPPCLVAEELRVELPQPRSQVATRSHPEFLRIRAYIHDVMGLTQQRQAVPGH
- a CDS encoding ABC transporter substrate-binding protein — encoded protein: MRRNLKRSAPLVAAFAALALLSACGSDDGGSGVSANEDGSTSITIATVGSDSGSQAFYAEKQGFFEDNGLDVTVKIVANVPELAAAVESGDAQFALTSPTSVASANAAGIGFQIVAGGAVYKEDNPGVWVMVPKGSDITDVKGLAGKSIAVNALNTMPHLSTLATLDDAGVDIDKINFVTLDFTQVGQAFESGQVDAATVTAPFNAQIEADGLGSVLTVPYDAVNDRQDFYNTIWFGQRSLVEENPELIEKFQAAIADTNAWANDEANEDERKQILQEYTNLTDESVATLQLLQFGDEATEEMLQPVIDVMSRFNVLPKPVEATDIIAQID